The Erythrobacter aurantius genome includes a window with the following:
- a CDS encoding endonuclease domain-containing protein translates to MRDASSLKHAQAMRKDMPEPERRLWLELRAARFQGVKFRRQKVIGRYIADFASNDPKLVIELDGDSHAGRESYDDARTRFLKEQGYRVIRFSNSEVMGNMEGVLVRLAEVFAEMGYSPLPTLSPEGERA, encoded by the coding sequence ATGCGTGACGCTTCCTCGCTCAAACACGCTCAAGCCATGCGCAAGGATATGCCGGAGCCGGAAAGACGTCTTTGGCTCGAACTCCGGGCAGCTCGCTTCCAGGGCGTCAAGTTTCGCCGGCAGAAGGTGATAGGAAGGTATATCGCGGATTTCGCATCAAACGATCCGAAGCTTGTGATCGAGCTGGATGGTGACAGCCACGCTGGTCGTGAGAGTTACGACGACGCACGGACCCGGTTCCTCAAAGAACAAGGATACCGGGTGATCAGATTTTCGAATTCTGAAGTGATGGGGAATATGGAGGGTGTTCTGGTCAGGTTGGCGGAAGTTTTTGCGGAAATGGGATATTCCCCTCTCCCAACCCTCTCCCCTGAAGGGGAGAGGGCTTAG
- a CDS encoding LapA family protein, which translates to MQIIRTIVWVLILFGIMTFSFFNWDTVEVNLWENLVLETKVPVLVIVAFLLGIMPMWLYHRSVKWSLGRRIRSLEASIKSTALAHRTETPSPTAAAPVDKAADEAAKPEDILSPTPPSTGDNPA; encoded by the coding sequence GTGCAGATCATCCGCACCATTGTCTGGGTCCTGATCCTGTTCGGGATCATGACCTTTTCCTTTTTCAACTGGGACACGGTGGAGGTGAACCTGTGGGAGAACCTCGTGCTGGAAACCAAGGTTCCGGTGCTGGTGATCGTCGCCTTCCTGCTCGGCATCATGCCCATGTGGCTGTACCACCGCAGCGTCAAATGGAGCCTTGGGCGCCGCATTCGCAGCCTCGAAGCCTCGATCAAATCGACGGCACTGGCGCATCGCACCGAAACGCCGTCGCCGACCGCTGCCGCGCCTGTGGACAAAGCTGCGGATGAAGCGGCAAAGCCTGAGGATATCCTTTCCCCGACACCGCCATCGACAGGTGACAATCCCGCATGA
- the pyrF gene encoding orotidine-5'-phosphate decarboxylase, whose protein sequence is MSNPVYLALDVPQIEPAKALIEKVKAHIGGIKLGLEFFCAHGGHGVHEIAHMGLPIFLDLKFHDIPNTVAGAMQAIHVYEPAIVTVHASGGRAMMEDAKAAAAEGCKVVAVTMLTSLDETDLSRTGVSGTPHDHVMRLAELAHTAGLDGIVCSGQEVKEVRRQWKDGFFVVPGLRPAGSLTGDQKRTVTPRQARDDGASVLVIGRPISRAEDPEAAARAIEATL, encoded by the coding sequence ATGAGCAATCCGGTCTACCTCGCGCTTGACGTTCCGCAGATCGAACCGGCCAAGGCGCTGATCGAAAAGGTCAAAGCGCACATCGGCGGGATCAAGCTGGGGCTGGAATTCTTCTGCGCCCACGGCGGCCATGGGGTGCACGAAATCGCGCACATGGGTCTGCCGATTTTCCTCGACCTGAAATTCCACGACATCCCTAACACCGTTGCAGGCGCTATGCAGGCGATCCACGTCTATGAACCCGCGATCGTCACCGTCCACGCGAGCGGCGGGCGCGCGATGATGGAGGATGCCAAGGCCGCCGCCGCCGAAGGTTGCAAGGTTGTCGCCGTGACTATGCTCACTAGCCTTGATGAAACCGATCTTTCCCGCACCGGCGTATCGGGCACGCCGCATGATCACGTCATGCGCCTTGCCGAACTGGCGCATACCGCCGGACTGGATGGCATCGTGTGTTCGGGGCAGGAAGTGAAGGAGGTGCGCCGCCAGTGGAAGGACGGGTTCTTCGTCGTCCCCGGCCTGCGCCCCGCCGGATCGCTTACCGGAGATCAGAAGCGCACTGTCACCCCGCGTCAGGCGCGCGACGATGGCGCGAGCGTGCTGGTGATCGGCCGCCCGATCAGCCGCGCCGAAGACCCCGAAGCCGCCGCCCGCGCGATCGAGGCGACGCTCTGA
- the trpB gene encoding tryptophan synthase subunit beta, with product MTENTPNSFRTQPDERGHFGEFGGRYVAETLMPLILDLEREYRAAQADPAFAAEFDDLMKHYVGRPSPLYFAERLTEALGGAQIWFKRDELNHTGAHKINNCIGQILLAKRMGKTRIIAETGAGQHGVATATVCARFGLPCVIYMGAEDVKRQSPNVFRMKLLGAEVVPVTSGGATLKDAMNEGLRDWVANVHDTFYIIGTAAGPHPYPEMVRNFQSVIGTEAREQMLDRVGRLPDLLVACIGGGSNALGLFHPFLDDPDVKMLGVEAAGYGLDGDQHAASLLGGFPGVLHGNKTYLLQDEDGQITEGHSISAGLDYPGIGPEHAWLKETGRVEYTAVTDDEALEGFKLLCRTEGIIPALEPSHAIAAVADRAKQMSKDEIILMNLCGRGDKDIFTVAEKLGVAM from the coding sequence ATGACCGAAAACACCCCTAACTCCTTCCGCACCCAGCCCGACGAACGCGGGCATTTCGGCGAATTCGGCGGACGCTATGTCGCCGAAACGCTGATGCCGCTGATCCTCGATCTGGAGCGCGAATACCGCGCGGCGCAGGCCGATCCGGCCTTTGCCGCCGAATTCGACGATCTGATGAAGCATTACGTCGGCCGCCCCTCCCCGCTCTATTTCGCGGAACGGCTGACAGAAGCTTTGGGTGGCGCGCAAATCTGGTTCAAGCGCGACGAGCTGAACCACACCGGCGCGCACAAGATCAACAATTGCATCGGCCAGATCCTGCTGGCGAAGCGCATGGGCAAGACCCGCATCATCGCCGAAACCGGCGCAGGCCAGCACGGCGTGGCGACCGCAACCGTCTGCGCGCGCTTCGGCCTGCCTTGCGTGATCTACATGGGTGCAGAGGACGTGAAACGGCAATCGCCCAACGTCTTCCGCATGAAGCTGCTCGGCGCGGAAGTCGTCCCCGTCACCAGCGGCGGAGCGACCTTGAAGGACGCAATGAACGAGGGCTTGCGCGATTGGGTCGCGAACGTCCACGACACCTTCTACATCATCGGCACCGCCGCAGGGCCGCATCCCTATCCGGAGATGGTCCGCAATTTCCAGAGCGTGATCGGCACCGAAGCGCGCGAACAGATGCTGGATCGCGTGGGCCGCCTGCCCGATCTGCTGGTCGCCTGCATCGGCGGCGGGTCGAACGCGCTGGGGCTGTTCCATCCCTTCCTCGACGATCCGGACGTGAAAATGCTCGGTGTCGAAGCGGCAGGATACGGCCTCGACGGCGATCAGCACGCGGCAAGCCTTCTGGGCGGTTTCCCCGGCGTGCTCCACGGCAACAAGACCTATCTGCTGCAGGACGAGGACGGCCAGATCACCGAAGGCCATTCGATCAGCGCGGGGCTGGATTATCCCGGCATCGGCCCGGAGCACGCATGGCTCAAGGAAACGGGCCGGGTCGAATACACCGCCGTCACCGACGACGAGGCTCTGGAAGGCTTCAAGCTACTTTGCCGGACCGAGGGAATAATCCCCGCGCTGGAGCCGTCGCACGCCATCGCAGCCGTCGCCGACCGCGCCAAGCAGATGAGCAAGGACGAGATCATCCTGATGAACCTGTGCGGACGCGGGGATAAGGACATCTTCACCGTAGCGGAGAAGCTGGGAGTGGCGATGTGA
- a CDS encoding phosphoribosylanthranilate isomerase translates to MLIKICGLSTNETLAAAIDAGATHVGLVHFEPSPRHVSLEDAARLRAQVPQGVKAVLLLVNANVETTGRAIDLVKPDVVQFHGKETPEWIAAVRTRAGVETWKALGVRSADTLANAARFEGAVDRLLFDAPPPEKATALPGGNGVGFDWSLLKHHAHRLPWGLAGGLNPANVADAIAATGAPLVDASSGLESAPGIKDVDLICAFCKAAREA, encoded by the coding sequence ATGCTGATAAAGATTTGCGGGCTTTCCACGAACGAAACCCTTGCCGCCGCGATCGACGCGGGCGCGACCCATGTGGGCCTCGTGCATTTCGAGCCGAGCCCGAGGCATGTCAGCCTTGAGGATGCCGCACGGCTGCGGGCGCAGGTGCCGCAAGGCGTCAAGGCGGTGCTGCTGCTGGTCAATGCCAATGTCGAGACGACCGGGCGCGCCATCGATCTCGTGAAGCCTGACGTGGTGCAGTTCCACGGCAAGGAAACCCCCGAATGGATCGCCGCCGTCCGCACACGGGCCGGGGTCGAGACGTGGAAGGCGCTGGGCGTGCGCAGCGCGGATACGCTGGCCAATGCCGCCCGGTTCGAAGGCGCGGTGGACCGCCTGCTGTTCGATGCCCCGCCGCCTGAAAAGGCCACCGCCCTGCCAGGCGGCAATGGCGTGGGCTTTGACTGGAGCCTGCTGAAACATCACGCCCACCGCCTGCCCTGGGGCCTTGCCGGGGGGCTCAATCCCGCCAATGTCGCCGATGCCATCGCTGCGACAGGCGCGCCGCTGGTTGATGCGTCATCGGGGCTTGAAAGCGCGCCGGGGATCAAGGATGTGGACTTGATCTGCGCCTTCTGCAAAGCCGCGCGCGAAGCTTGA
- the purB gene encoding adenylosuccinate lyase, translating to MVPRYARPEMSALWEPEAKFRIWFEIEAHATQKLGEMGVVPASAGKALWDWWATNPKIDVEAIDAIEAVTKHDVIAFLTWVAEQVGGEARFMHQGMTSSDVLDTTLAVQLARASDILLADLDSLLAAIRVRAEEHKFTPTIGRSHGIHAEPVTFGLKLAQAYAEFDRCKQRLIAARAEIATCAVSGAVGTFANIDPEVEAYVAEQLGLTPEPVSTQVIPRDRHAMYFATLAVIAGSIERLAVEIRHLQRTEVLEAEEYFSPGQKGSSAMPHKRNPVLTENLTGQARMIRAYAMPALENVALWHERDISHSSVERYIGPDATIALDFALARLTGVVEKLLVYPDRMQKNLDAMGGLVHSQRVLLALTQAGVSREDAYRLVQRNAMKVWESSGALSLLDLLKGDEEVTAALSDAELEEKFDLEYHFKHVNTIFARVFG from the coding sequence ATGGTCCCCCGTTATGCCCGCCCCGAAATGTCCGCCCTGTGGGAGCCGGAAGCCAAATTCCGCATCTGGTTCGAGATCGAGGCGCACGCCACGCAAAAGCTTGGCGAAATGGGCGTCGTCCCGGCAAGCGCGGGCAAGGCCTTGTGGGACTGGTGGGCGACCAATCCGAAGATCGACGTCGAGGCGATCGACGCGATTGAAGCCGTTACCAAGCACGACGTGATCGCATTCCTTACGTGGGTGGCCGAGCAGGTCGGCGGCGAAGCGCGCTTCATGCATCAGGGCATGACTTCATCGGACGTGCTCGACACGACGCTGGCGGTGCAGCTGGCGCGTGCCTCGGACATTTTGCTGGCTGATCTTGACTCGCTTCTGGCGGCGATCCGCGTCCGTGCCGAAGAACACAAGTTCACCCCCACCATCGGCCGCAGCCACGGTATTCATGCCGAACCCGTTACCTTCGGGCTGAAACTGGCGCAGGCCTATGCCGAATTTGACCGCTGCAAGCAGCGCCTGATCGCCGCGCGCGCCGAAATCGCGACTTGCGCAGTGTCGGGTGCAGTCGGTACTTTCGCCAATATCGACCCGGAAGTGGAGGCCTATGTCGCCGAGCAACTGGGCCTGACCCCTGAGCCGGTCAGCACACAGGTGATCCCGCGCGATCGCCACGCGATGTACTTCGCCACGCTCGCGGTGATCGCGGGCAGCATTGAACGGCTGGCGGTAGAAATTCGCCACCTGCAGCGCACCGAAGTGCTTGAGGCGGAAGAATACTTCTCGCCCGGCCAAAAGGGTTCAAGCGCCATGCCGCACAAGCGCAATCCGGTGCTGACCGAAAACCTCACCGGCCAGGCGCGCATGATCCGGGCCTATGCCATGCCCGCGCTGGAGAATGTCGCGCTGTGGCATGAGCGTGATATCTCGCACTCCTCGGTGGAGCGCTACATCGGCCCGGATGCGACCATCGCGCTCGACTTCGCGCTCGCGCGGCTGACGGGCGTCGTTGAAAAGCTGCTGGTCTACCCCGACCGGATGCAAAAGAACCTCGATGCTATGGGCGGGCTTGTCCATTCGCAGCGCGTGCTGCTGGCGCTGACGCAGGCCGGTGTCAGCCGCGAGGATGCCTACAGGCTGGTCCAGCGCAATGCGATGAAGGTGTGGGAATCCTCGGGCGCGCTGTCGCTGCTTGATCTGCTCAAGGGCGACGAGGAAGTCACCGCCGCGCTTTCCGATGCCGAGCTGGAAGAGAAATTCGACCTCGAATACCACTTCAAGCACGTCAACACGATCTTTGCGCGGGTGTTCGGCTGA